A genomic segment from Anticarsia gemmatalis isolate Benzon Research Colony breed Stoneville strain chromosome 12, ilAntGemm2 primary, whole genome shotgun sequence encodes:
- the Actn gene encoding alpha actinin isoform X1, translating into MMMDNGVMTNNYDGGVYGDGYMEQEEEWEREGLLDPAWEKQQKKTFTAWCNSHLRKAGTGIENIEDDFRNGLKLMLLLEVISGETLPKPDRGKMRFHKIANVNKALDFIASKGVKLVSIGAEEIVDGNLKMTLGMIWTIILRFAIQDISVEEMTAKEGLLLWCQRKTAPYKNVNVQNFHLSFKDGLAFCALIHRHRPDLIDYSKLSKDNPLENLNTAFDVAEKYLDIPRMLDPDDLINTPKPDERAIMTYVSCYYHAFQGAQQAETAANRICKVLKVNQENERLMEEYERLASDLLDWIRRTMPWLNSRQTDNSLAGCQKKLEDYRTYRRKHKPPRVEQKAKLETNFNTLQTKLRLSNRPAYMPTEGKMVSDIAGAWKGLEIAEKAFEEWLLSEMMRLERLDYLAQKFKHKADIHEDWTRGKEEMLQSQDFRQCKLYDIKALKKKHEAFESDLAAHQDRVEQIAAIAQELNTLEYHDVASVNARCQRICSQWDRLGALTQRRRHALDDAERVLEQIDLLHLEFAKRAAPFNNWLDGTREDLVDMFIVHTIEEISGLMDAHARFKATLGEADKEYQAIVNLVHQVESIVKQHQIPGGLENPYTTLTAHELNRKWSDVRQLVPQRDGTLAAELRKQQNNETLRRQFAEKANAVGPWIERQMDAVTAIGMGLQGSLEDQLRRLKEYEAGVYAYKPHIEELERIHQAVQEGMIFENRYSQYTMETLRVGWEQLLTSINRTINEVENQILTRDSKGITQEQLTEFRASFNHFDKNRTGRLAPEEYKSCLVSLGYSIGKDRQGELDFQRILAVVDPNNTGYVSFDAFLDFMTRESTDTDTAEQVIDSFRILAGDKPYITADELRRELPPDQAEYCVARMPPYRGSGAPAGALDYMAFSTALYGETDL; encoded by the exons ACCTTTACGGCATGGTGCAACAGCCACTTGAGGAAAGCTGGCACCGGCATCGAGAACATTGAAGATGACTTCCGCAATGGCCTGAAACTTATGTTGCTGCTGGAGGTCATCTCCGGTGAAACCCTCCCCAAGCCCGACCGCGGCAAAATGCGTTTCCACAAGATCGCTAATGTTAACAAGGCCCTGGACTTTATTGCCTCCAAAG GCGTGAAATTGGTGTCCATTGGTGCCGAAGAAATCGTCGATGGCAATCTGAAGATGACCCTGGGTATGATCTGGACAATCATTTTGCGATTCGCCATCCAGGACATCTCAGTGGAAGAAATGACCGCCAAG GAAGGTCTGCTGCTTTGGTGCCAGCGCAAGACGGCTCCATACAAGAATGTCAATGTCCAGAACTTCCACCTGTCTTTCAAGGACGGTCTGGCCTTCTGCGCCCTGATCCACAGGCACAGACCCGACCTCATCGATTACAGCAAACTGTCCAAGGACAATCCTTTGGAGAACTTGAACACGGCCTTCGATGTGGCCGAGAAGTACCTCGACATCCCCCGCATGTTGGACCCCGACG ACCTAATAAACACACCAAAGCCGGACGAGCGCGCCATAATGACCTATGTGTCGTGTTACTACCACGCCTTCCAAGGCGCGCAACAg GCTGAAACGGCCGCGAACCGCATCTGCAAAGTTCTCAAAGTCAACCAGGAGAACGAACGCCTCATGGAAGAGTATGAGCGTCTTGCCAGCGAC ttgttgGACTGGATCAGGCGTACTATGCCTTGGCTGAACAGCCGCCAAACCGACAACTCTCTTGCCGGTTGTCAGAAGAAGCTGGAAGACTACCGTACTTACAG GCGTAAGCACAAGCCGCCACGCGTAGAACAGAAGGCCAAGCTCGAGACTAACTTCAACACCCTTCAGACTAAGCTTCGTCTGAGCAACCGCCCCGCTTACATGCCTACCGAAGGCAAGATGGTCTCC gacATCGCTGGAGCCTGGAAGGGTCTTGAGATCGCCGAGAAAGCTTTCGAAGAGTGGCTGCTTAGCGAGATGATGCGCCTTGAGCGTCTTGACTACTTGGCCCAGAAGTTCAAGCACAAAGCCGACATCCACGAGGACTGGACCAGAG GCAAGGAGGAAATGTTGCAATCTCAGGACTTCCGTCAATGCAAGCTGTACGATATCAAGGCGCTGAAGAAGAAGCACGAGGCTTTCGAGTCGGACCTCGCCGCGCACCAGGACCGCGTCGAGCAGATCGCTGCTATTGCGCAAGAGCTCAA CACCCTGGAGTACCACGACGTGGCGTCCGTGAACGCCCGCTGCCAGCGCATCTGCTCGCAGTGGGACCGCCTCGGCGCGCTCACGCAGCGTCGCCGCCACGCGCTGGACGACGCCGAGCGCGTGCTCGAGCAGATCGACCTGCTCCACCTCGAGTTCGCCAAGCGCGCCGCTCCCTTCAACAACTG GTTGGACGGAACCCGGGAGGACCTCGTGGACATGTTTATCGTGCACACCATTGAGGAGATCTCTGGTCTCATGGACGCGCACGCTCGCTTCAAGGCCACCCTCGGCGAAGCTGACAAAGAATACCAG GCGATAGTCAACCTGGTACACCAAGTTGAGTCCATCGTGAAACAGCACCAGATCCCTGGAGGTTTGGAAAACCCCTACACTACTCTCACCGCTCACGAGCTGAACCGCAAGTGGTCGGACGTGAGGCAGTTGGTGCCCCAGCGCGACGGCACACTCGCCGCCGAGCTGCGCAAACAACAAAACAACGAGACCCTCAGGCGCCAGTTCGCCGAGAAGGccaatgccgtcgggccctggatCGAGAGGCAAATGGACGCCGTCACCGCCATCGGCATGGGTCTGCAG GGATCTCTGGAAGACCAACTCCGCCGCCTCAAGGAGTACGAGGCTGGCGTTTACGCCTACAAACCTCATATCGAGGAACTCGAGCGTATCCACCAGGCTGTCCAGGAGGGCATGATCTTCGAGAACAG ATATTCGCAATACACAATGGAGACTCTCCGTGTTGGATGGGAACAGCTTCTCACTTCTATCAACCGCACTATCAACGAAGTCGAGAACCAAATCCTTACTCGCGACTCAAAGGGCATCACTCAGGAGCAACTCACAGAGTTCCGCGCTTCATTCAACCACTTCGACAAAAACCGCACAGGCCGCCTAGCACCCGAAGAATACAAATCGTGCCTGGTGTCTCTCGGCTACAGCATTGGCAAGGACAGGCAAGGAGAACTCGACTTCCAGCGCATTCTTGCCGTCGTCGACCCCAACAACACTG GCTACGTATCGTTCGATGCGTTCTTGGACTTCATGACAAGGGAGTCTACAGACACCGACACCGCTGAGCAAGTCATTGACAGCTTTAGGATCTTAGCTGGCGACAAG CCGTACATTACCGCGGATGAGCTCCGACGTGAGCTGCCTCCCGACCAGGCTGAGTACTGTGTGGCGCGCATGCCTCCATACCGTGGCTCCGGGGCCCCAGCCGGCGCCCTAGACTACATGGCATTCTCCACCGCGCTCTATGGCGAGACCGACCTTTAG
- the LOC142977159 gene encoding putative 4-coumarate--CoA ligase 1 produces MSHLKVLRGNLSRQLFNSLSCAKQGKKSKVTRVSYSRLSSRSLATQTATAVDYKHLNSPWGDIQVGNETLTDYVFADVESWAEEPSVTCGASGRGYDYGMMRMMIDRCAGALAGHLRLAPGERVGLILPNLPEFVVLIHGAMKAGLVVTFANPLYTAEEVRRQFADCNVKAIATIEMFMPVAQEVGKSLKDYKGTIWVGGEDDKAQGIHGLKTLLMADHKADLPTLNCDDVCLIPYSSGTTGMPKGVMLTHKNLVCNLKQVHCPKMMKYEGEKGKGDVVLTVPPFFHIYGFNGILNYNLTLGYHLVTMPRFTPDDYVKCLEEYEPTTLFVVPSLLAFLATHPLVKKEHLQTVETIMVGAAPTTDSMLEKFLLKCEKTKDQIRLLQGYGMTESSPVTLMTPYIYPYSKVGSVGQLVPSTQAKVVSLTTGEMLGPHKSGELWLRGPQVMKGYWNNEAATKETVDSEGWLHTGDVAYYDDEYYFYIVDRTKELIKVKGNQVSPTELESVIMERPEVADVAVVGVPDPLAGEVPRAFVVLKPKHKLTEKEVCDLVAQKLTRYKHLDGGVVFLDAIPRNAAGKIQRNELKVLGHKKH; encoded by the exons ATGTCTCATTTGAAAGTTTTGCGCGGGAATTTATCGCGGCAATTATTTAATTCGTTATCATGTGCTAAACAAGGGAAGAAGTCCAAAGTAACTCGTGTTTCTTACAGTCGTCTCTCGAGTAGAAGTCTAGCTACTCAGACTGCGACAGCTGTggattataaacatttaaattcacCATGGGGTGATATACAGGTCGGAAATGAAACTTTGACTGATTATGTGTTTGCGGACGTTGAATCTTGGGCAGAAGAACCATCAGTG ACATGCGGTGCTTCAGGCCGTGGTTACGACTACGGCATGATGCGTATGATGATCGATAGATGCGCGGGCGCATTGGCTGGTCATCTACGGCTCGCTCCAGGCGAGAGGGTGGGACTTATTCTGCCAAATCTCCCTGAATTCGTCGTGCTCATCCATGGAGCGATGAAGGCTGGACTTGTCGTGACATTCGCCAACCCTCTGTATACGGCAG AGGAGGTGAGGCGCCAGTTCGCGGACTGCAATGTGAAGGCTATTGCTACCATCGAGATGTTCATGCCGGTCGCCCAAGAGGTCGGCAAGTCGCTGAAAGATTACAAAGGCACTATCTGGGTCGGCGGCGAAGATGATAAGGCTcaag gaataCACGGTCTCAAAACACTACTAATGGCGGACCATAAAGCAGACTTACCAACACTGAACTGTGACGATGTTTGCCTGATCCCTTACTCCAGCGGCACTACGGGAATGCCGAAGGGAGTGATGCTGACTCACAAGAACTTAGTCTGCAATTTAAAACAAGTTCATTGTCCTAAGATGATGAAGTACGAAGGAGAGAAAG GTAAAGGTGATGTGGTATTGACTGTGCCACCCTTCTTCCATATTTACGGCTTCAATGGGATCCTAAACTACAATCTTACGTTAGGCTACCATCTGGTCACAATGCCCAG GTTCACCCCAGACGACTACGTCAAATGTCTGGAGGAgtacgaacccacgaccttgtTCGTGGTGCCATCACTGCTGGCGTTCCTCGCGACCCATCCTCTAGTGAAGAAGGAACACTTGCAGACGGTGGAGACCATCATGGTAGGAGCCGCTCCTACCACGGACAGTATGCTGGAGAAGTTTTTACTGAAGTGCGAAAAGACTAAGGACCAGATTAGATTGTTGCAAG GTTACGGCATGACGGAGAGTTCTCCAGTCACCCTGATGACACCATACATCTACCCGTATAGTAAAGTGGGCTCCGTGGGTCAGCTGGTGCCCAGCACACAGGCCAAAGTGGTCTCTCTCACCACAGGAGAGATGCTGGGACCACACAAGTCTGGAGAACTTTGGCTTAGGGGACCGCAA GTAATGAAGGGCTACTGGAATAACGAAGCGGCCACTAAGGAGACAGTGGATAGCGAGGGCTGGTTACACACTGGTGATGTAGCGTACTACGATGACGAATACTATTTCTACATCGTGGACCGCACTAAAGAACTCATTAAGGTTAAGGGCAATCAG GTCTCACCAACTGAATTAGAGAGTGTGATTATGGAGCGGCCTGAAGTAGCAGACGTTGCTGTCGTCGGTGTACCGGACCCGTTAGCCGGAGAGGTCCCGAGGGCATTCGTAGTACTTAAGCCCAAACACAAGCTCACAGAAAAGGAAGTATGCGACTTAGTTGCGCAGAAACTAACAAGATACAAGCACCTTGACGGAGGCGTGGTATTTTTAGACGCAATCCCAAGGAACGCGGCCGGCAAAATCCAGAGAAACGAACTCAAAGTTCTAGGACACAAGAAACATTAA
- the Actn gene encoding alpha actinin isoform X2 encodes MMMDNGVMTNNYDGGVYGDGYMEQEEEWEREGLLDPAWEKQQKKTFTAWCNSHLRKAGTGIENIEDDFRNGLKLMLLLEVISGETLPKPDRGKMRFHKIANVNKALDFIASKGVKLVSIGAEEIVDGNLKMTLGMIWTIILRFAIQDISVEEMTAKEGLLLWCQRKTAPYKNVNVQNFHLSFKDGLAFCALIHRHRPDLIDYSKLSKDNPLENLNTAFDVAEKYLDIPRMLDPDDLQNTAMPDERAVMTYVSSYYHCFSGAQKAETAANRICKVLKVNQENERLMEEYERLASDLLDWIRRTMPWLNSRQTDNSLAGCQKKLEDYRTYRRKHKPPRVEQKAKLETNFNTLQTKLRLSNRPAYMPTEGKMVSDIAGAWKGLEIAEKAFEEWLLSEMMRLERLDYLAQKFKHKADIHEDWTRGKEEMLQSQDFRQCKLYDIKALKKKHEAFESDLAAHQDRVEQIAAIAQELNTLEYHDVASVNARCQRICSQWDRLGALTQRRRHALDDAERVLEQIDLLHLEFAKRAAPFNNWLDGTREDLVDMFIVHTIEEISGLMDAHARFKATLGEADKEYQAIVNLVHQVESIVKQHQIPGGLENPYTTLTAHELNRKWSDVRQLVPQRDGTLAAELRKQQNNETLRRQFAEKANAVGPWIERQMDAVTAIGMGLQGSLEDQLRRLKEYEAGVYAYKPHIEELERIHQAVQEGMIFENRYSQYTMETLRVGWEQLLTSINRTINEVENQILTRDSKGITQEQLTEFRASFNHFDKNRTGRLAPEEYKSCLVSLGYSIGKDRQGELDFQRILAVVDPNNTGYVSFDAFLDFMTRESTDTDTAEQVIDSFRILAGDKPYITADELRRELPPDQAEYCVARMPPYRGSGAPAGALDYMAFSTALYGETDL; translated from the exons ACCTTTACGGCATGGTGCAACAGCCACTTGAGGAAAGCTGGCACCGGCATCGAGAACATTGAAGATGACTTCCGCAATGGCCTGAAACTTATGTTGCTGCTGGAGGTCATCTCCGGTGAAACCCTCCCCAAGCCCGACCGCGGCAAAATGCGTTTCCACAAGATCGCTAATGTTAACAAGGCCCTGGACTTTATTGCCTCCAAAG GCGTGAAATTGGTGTCCATTGGTGCCGAAGAAATCGTCGATGGCAATCTGAAGATGACCCTGGGTATGATCTGGACAATCATTTTGCGATTCGCCATCCAGGACATCTCAGTGGAAGAAATGACCGCCAAG GAAGGTCTGCTGCTTTGGTGCCAGCGCAAGACGGCTCCATACAAGAATGTCAATGTCCAGAACTTCCACCTGTCTTTCAAGGACGGTCTGGCCTTCTGCGCCCTGATCCACAGGCACAGACCCGACCTCATCGATTACAGCAAACTGTCCAAGGACAATCCTTTGGAGAACTTGAACACGGCCTTCGATGTGGCCGAGAAGTACCTCGACATCCCCCGCATGTTGGACCCCGACG ATCTGCAGAACACGGCGATGCCGGACGAGCGCGCCGTCATGACATACGTGTCTTCATACTACCATTGCTTCTCTGGCGCTCAAAAG GCTGAAACGGCCGCGAACCGCATCTGCAAAGTTCTCAAAGTCAACCAGGAGAACGAACGCCTCATGGAAGAGTATGAGCGTCTTGCCAGCGAC ttgttgGACTGGATCAGGCGTACTATGCCTTGGCTGAACAGCCGCCAAACCGACAACTCTCTTGCCGGTTGTCAGAAGAAGCTGGAAGACTACCGTACTTACAG GCGTAAGCACAAGCCGCCACGCGTAGAACAGAAGGCCAAGCTCGAGACTAACTTCAACACCCTTCAGACTAAGCTTCGTCTGAGCAACCGCCCCGCTTACATGCCTACCGAAGGCAAGATGGTCTCC gacATCGCTGGAGCCTGGAAGGGTCTTGAGATCGCCGAGAAAGCTTTCGAAGAGTGGCTGCTTAGCGAGATGATGCGCCTTGAGCGTCTTGACTACTTGGCCCAGAAGTTCAAGCACAAAGCCGACATCCACGAGGACTGGACCAGAG GCAAGGAGGAAATGTTGCAATCTCAGGACTTCCGTCAATGCAAGCTGTACGATATCAAGGCGCTGAAGAAGAAGCACGAGGCTTTCGAGTCGGACCTCGCCGCGCACCAGGACCGCGTCGAGCAGATCGCTGCTATTGCGCAAGAGCTCAA CACCCTGGAGTACCACGACGTGGCGTCCGTGAACGCCCGCTGCCAGCGCATCTGCTCGCAGTGGGACCGCCTCGGCGCGCTCACGCAGCGTCGCCGCCACGCGCTGGACGACGCCGAGCGCGTGCTCGAGCAGATCGACCTGCTCCACCTCGAGTTCGCCAAGCGCGCCGCTCCCTTCAACAACTG GTTGGACGGAACCCGGGAGGACCTCGTGGACATGTTTATCGTGCACACCATTGAGGAGATCTCTGGTCTCATGGACGCGCACGCTCGCTTCAAGGCCACCCTCGGCGAAGCTGACAAAGAATACCAG GCGATAGTCAACCTGGTACACCAAGTTGAGTCCATCGTGAAACAGCACCAGATCCCTGGAGGTTTGGAAAACCCCTACACTACTCTCACCGCTCACGAGCTGAACCGCAAGTGGTCGGACGTGAGGCAGTTGGTGCCCCAGCGCGACGGCACACTCGCCGCCGAGCTGCGCAAACAACAAAACAACGAGACCCTCAGGCGCCAGTTCGCCGAGAAGGccaatgccgtcgggccctggatCGAGAGGCAAATGGACGCCGTCACCGCCATCGGCATGGGTCTGCAG GGATCTCTGGAAGACCAACTCCGCCGCCTCAAGGAGTACGAGGCTGGCGTTTACGCCTACAAACCTCATATCGAGGAACTCGAGCGTATCCACCAGGCTGTCCAGGAGGGCATGATCTTCGAGAACAG ATATTCGCAATACACAATGGAGACTCTCCGTGTTGGATGGGAACAGCTTCTCACTTCTATCAACCGCACTATCAACGAAGTCGAGAACCAAATCCTTACTCGCGACTCAAAGGGCATCACTCAGGAGCAACTCACAGAGTTCCGCGCTTCATTCAACCACTTCGACAAAAACCGCACAGGCCGCCTAGCACCCGAAGAATACAAATCGTGCCTGGTGTCTCTCGGCTACAGCATTGGCAAGGACAGGCAAGGAGAACTCGACTTCCAGCGCATTCTTGCCGTCGTCGACCCCAACAACACTG GCTACGTATCGTTCGATGCGTTCTTGGACTTCATGACAAGGGAGTCTACAGACACCGACACCGCTGAGCAAGTCATTGACAGCTTTAGGATCTTAGCTGGCGACAAG CCGTACATTACCGCGGATGAGCTCCGACGTGAGCTGCCTCCCGACCAGGCTGAGTACTGTGTGGCGCGCATGCCTCCATACCGTGGCTCCGGGGCCCCAGCCGGCGCCCTAGACTACATGGCATTCTCCACCGCGCTCTATGGCGAGACCGACCTTTAG
- the Grx5 gene encoding glutaredoxin 5 yields the protein MNSLLRRSLYPIYNNTLKLTCRSFADTPVKDKIDGLVKNNKVVVFMKGVPDAPRCGFSNAVVQIMRMHAVPYDSHDVLSDENLRQGIKDYSNWPTIPQVFINGEFVGGCDIMLQMHQSGELIEELKKVGIKSALLTAAEETKQEEKK from the exons atgaaTAGTTTGCTAAGGAGAAGCCTTTATCCTATTTACAACAATACATTGAAGTTAACATGCCGATCATTTGCCGATACTCCGGTAAAGGATAAAATTGATGGTttggttaaaaataacaaagtagtAGTGTTCATGAAAGGAGTCCCAGATGCTCCTAGATGTGGTTTCAGTAATGCTGTAGTTCAGATAATGAGGATGCACGCTGTTCCATATGACAGTCACGACGTTTTGTCAGATGAAAACTTAAGACAAG GTATCAAAGATTATTCTAATTGGCCGACAATTCCTCAAGTTTTCATCAATGGCGAGTTTGTTGGTGGGTGTGACATCATGCTGCAAATGCACCAATCAGGTGAGCTCATTGAGGAACTCAAGAAGGTTGGGATAAAAAGTGCTTTATTAACAGCAGCTGAAGAAACTAAACAAGAAGAAAAGAAATAA
- the PPP4R2r gene encoding protein phosphatase 4 regulatory subunit 2-related protein, whose amino-acid sequence MENAEEIFHFLEEFSKRKPKTIPQELNEYLAYVARTGDPVYQWSLVRPLFKEKLVSVITDFYETSPGIDIPPYPNVDPFNYDSMKNALLERLDSFASAPFTVQRICELLTYPRKQYNRVDKFMRAVEKNILVVSTREPGIQRHPEPENGEPIEPIVNGSDNNSEYNVDVEMEDMSWKDNAEQQQASEPQPGSSDAHISVDDIEARLKAKKEAPMDTQDKIATQYESVTPPELNISTDEQPTETKTSAETSPKASVSNEEESKEEATTSKSTNEEVKPDVEMKPETSTPALIIPEIKVDDAEMTEQRLSEQTAAEKVEEPSESSDKEPAVNEAKTVIETQPVAMDESSSDSTTKEDIEPKLISEVSSVSTSSEESSSSSDNTDGNSNSPKTDERHIDVQDESNQSDTPSETPSEESIVKESEQTPDPVSEELAKEPLNPKVTIESDNYSISDVNSELPQPPADGPKTPEVTKEEESKEPEKIEEKSENVESEQNKTES is encoded by the coding sequence ATGGAAAACGCAgaagaaatatttcattttcttgaAGAGTTCTCCAAACGCAAACCTAAAACTATTCCCCAAGAGCTTAATGAATATTTGGCATACGTAGCACGTACCGGTGATCCAGTCTACCAGTGGTCTCTTGTAAGACctttattcaaagaaaaactTGTGTCTGTTATAACAGATTTCTATGAAACATCGCCGGGTATTGACATTCCACCCTATCCGAACGTGGATCCCTTCAATTACGATAGTATGAAGAACGCTTTATTGGAGCGACTTGATTCATTCGCCTCTGCTCCATTTACAGTTCAAAGAATTTGCGAATTACTTACATATCCACGTAAACAATACAATCGCGTTGATAAGTTTATGAGAGCagttgagaaaaatatattagttgtaAGCACTAGAGAACCTGGCATCCAGCGTCACCCTGAACCCGAGAACGGCGAACCAATTGAACCCATTGTTAACGGTTCAGATAATAACTCTGAATACAATGTTGATGTTGAAATGGAAGATATGTCATGGAAGGATAATGCAGAACAACAACAAGCATCTGAACCTCAGCCAGGCTCGTCGGATGCTCATATTTCTGTAGATGACATAGAAGCTCGACTAAAGGCTAAAAAAGAGGCACCAATGGATACTCAAGACAAAATTGCCACTCAATATGAATCAGTTACTCCCCCAGAACTGAACATAAGTACAGATGAACAGCCAACAGAGACTAAAACGAGTGCTGAAACGAGCCCTAAAGCTTCTGTGTCGAATGAGGAAGAATCTAAAGAAGAAGCAACAACTTCAAAATCAACAAACGAGGAAGTTAAACCTGATGTTGAAATGAAACCTGAAACTAGCACACCCGCATTAATCATTCCAGAGATAAAAGTAGATGATGCTGAAATGACAGAACAACGACTTAGTGAGCAAACAGCAGCAGAAAAAGTTGAAGAGCCAAGTGAGTCCAGTGACAAAGAGCCTGCCGTTAATGAAGCAAAGACTGTAATTGAAACACAACCAGTTGCTATGGACGAAAGTAGTTCAGATTCAACAACGAAAGAAGATATAGAGCCTAAACTTATATCTGAAGTATCTAGTGTATCTACCTCAAGTGAAGAGAGCTCTTCATCAAGTGACAACACAGATGGGAATAGCAATTCTCCCAAGACAGATGAAAGGCACATAGATGTTCAGGATGAGTCAAACCAGTCTGATACACCTTCTGAGACACCATCAGAAGAAAGCATTGTAAAAGAGTCTGAACAGACTCCtgacccggtttctgaggagcTAGCAAAAGAACCTCTTAATCCTAAAGTCACAATTGAATCAGATAACTATTCAATATCTGATGTAAACTCAGAGCTACCTCAACCGCCTGCTGACGGGCCTAAGACTCCTGAAGTGACAAAAGAGGAAGAAAGTAAAGAACCAGAAAAGATTGAAGAGAAGTCTGAAAATGTTGAATCAGAGCAGAACAAAACAGAGTCATAG